One window of the Elusimicrobiota bacterium genome contains the following:
- a CDS encoding DEAD/DEAH box helicase family protein, giving the protein MALHKDFPQSPHAILDPGIRWFPADEALRASSMEKLMPPLVAELRRKVKEFRDSGYVGAAGTSRSLLNWWFKTPHLLQKAVGTMAEFQYYFAQREALETIVYLYDVAGVKDKHDMMRFDASGLVSGGMFDETWRRFVVKMATGSGKTKVLSLALAWSFYHKLYEPESELARNFLVITPNIIVLDRVYRDFQGLRIFFEDPVLPDNGFDGRNWHDDFQLTLHLQDEVRITRPTGNIFLTNIHRVYSGDDIPPAADDEDMRDYFLGKRPTGATTDSKVDLGMIVRDIDELMVLNDEAHHIHDPRMAWFKSIEDIHNRLKQKGAALSMQVDTTATPKHDNGAIFVQTVADYPLVEAISQNVVKHPVLPDAPSRAKLQERQSAKYTEKYTDYIHLGVLEWRKAYTEHEKMGKKAILFVMTDDTRNCDDVAAYLEGHYPDLKGAVLVIHTKNNGDISESASGKDKEELDTLRKQANEIDGMDSPYKAIVSVMMLKEGWDVRNVTTIVGLRAYASKSNILPEQTLGRGLRKMYPGDVEEYVSVVGTNAFMEFVESIQAEGVVLERKAMGEGTGPKTPLVVEIDKENTRKDISALDIEIPVMTPRVYREYKSLGDLDIAAMGHQKLTCLKFSAEEQREIVFKDIATGDITHTTILDTAGIADYRSVIGYFAQSIMKDLRLVSGYDVLYGKVKAFVQQELFDHPVELEDPNTLRNLSELAATKILIESFKKAINALTVRNKGDAEIRDTIKLRQTRPFVAKEQGYLVPKKSVFNRIIGDSQLELRFAAFLEDCDDIVSYAKNYMAVHFKLDYVKADGDISNYYPDFMVKLSTKRIIIVETKGQEDLDVPLKMARLRQWCEDINRVQKDVEYDFVFVDQEGLDKYKPTSFRQLFEGFRKYKDGYCDQATI; this is encoded by the coding sequence ATGGCGCTGCATAAAGACTTCCCGCAATCCCCGCACGCAATTCTCGACCCTGGCATCCGCTGGTTTCCCGCTGATGAGGCGTTGCGGGCGAGCAGCATGGAAAAACTCATGCCGCCGCTCGTTGCGGAACTGCGCCGCAAGGTAAAAGAGTTCCGGGACAGTGGCTATGTGGGCGCGGCCGGCACCAGCCGGAGCTTGCTTAATTGGTGGTTCAAAACGCCGCACTTGCTGCAAAAGGCTGTCGGGACCATGGCGGAGTTTCAATACTACTTCGCCCAGCGCGAGGCGTTGGAGACAATTGTCTACCTCTACGATGTGGCGGGGGTTAAAGACAAACACGATATGATGCGCTTTGATGCAAGCGGCCTTGTCTCTGGTGGTATGTTTGACGAGACCTGGCGGCGGTTCGTGGTGAAGATGGCGACGGGCAGCGGTAAAACCAAAGTATTAAGCCTGGCGCTGGCGTGGAGTTTTTACCACAAGCTCTACGAGCCGGAATCTGAGTTGGCGCGCAACTTCCTGGTTATCACGCCTAACATCATCGTACTGGACCGGGTTTACCGGGATTTCCAAGGGCTCCGTATCTTCTTTGAAGATCCGGTGCTGCCGGATAACGGGTTTGACGGCCGCAATTGGCATGACGATTTTCAATTGACGCTTCATCTGCAAGACGAAGTTCGCATCACTCGGCCTACAGGTAATATCTTCCTGACCAATATCCATCGGGTTTATTCCGGCGACGACATTCCGCCGGCGGCAGATGATGAAGACATGCGGGATTATTTTTTGGGCAAGCGGCCCACGGGCGCAACCACGGATTCCAAGGTGGACCTGGGCATGATCGTCCGGGATATAGACGAGCTGATGGTGTTGAATGACGAAGCGCACCATATTCACGACCCGCGCATGGCCTGGTTTAAATCTATCGAAGATATTCACAACCGGCTGAAGCAGAAAGGGGCGGCCCTTTCCATGCAGGTTGACACTACGGCCACACCCAAGCACGACAACGGCGCCATTTTCGTGCAGACCGTGGCCGATTACCCGCTGGTGGAGGCCATCTCGCAAAACGTTGTTAAACATCCCGTTCTGCCTGACGCGCCCAGCCGCGCCAAATTGCAGGAGCGCCAAAGCGCGAAGTACACCGAGAAATATACTGATTATATTCACCTGGGCGTGCTCGAATGGCGCAAGGCATACACCGAACACGAGAAGATGGGTAAGAAAGCGATCCTTTTCGTGATGACCGACGACACCCGCAATTGCGACGATGTCGCCGCGTACCTAGAGGGGCACTACCCGGACTTAAAGGGCGCCGTGCTGGTTATTCACACCAAGAACAATGGCGATATTTCCGAATCCGCCTCGGGTAAAGACAAAGAAGAACTGGATACCCTGCGCAAACAGGCCAATGAGATTGACGGGATGGACAGCCCGTACAAAGCTATTGTTTCTGTAATGATGTTAAAAGAAGGATGGGATGTTCGCAATGTTACCACAATCGTAGGCCTGCGCGCCTACGCCTCCAAGAGCAATATTCTTCCCGAGCAAACGCTCGGCCGGGGATTGCGCAAAATGTACCCCGGCGACGTGGAAGAGTACGTCAGCGTGGTCGGCACTAATGCTTTTATGGAGTTCGTAGAATCTATCCAGGCTGAAGGCGTGGTGCTGGAGCGCAAAGCAATGGGTGAAGGGACCGGGCCCAAAACTCCGCTGGTGGTGGAGATCGACAAAGAAAACACCAGGAAAGACATTTCCGCGCTGGATATTGAAATCCCGGTGATGACGCCCCGCGTTTACCGGGAATATAAAAGCCTGGGCGATCTGGATATCGCCGCTATGGGGCACCAGAAATTAACCTGCCTGAAATTCAGCGCAGAAGAACAGCGGGAGATCGTTTTTAAGGACATCGCCACCGGCGATATTACGCATACCACTATTCTTGACACTGCCGGCATTGCCGATTACCGCAGCGTGATCGGCTATTTCGCGCAAAGTATTATGAAGGATTTGCGCCTGGTTAGTGGTTATGACGTGCTGTATGGCAAGGTTAAGGCATTTGTGCAACAGGAGTTGTTTGACCACCCGGTGGAACTGGAAGACCCCAACACCTTACGCAACTTGTCGGAACTGGCCGCCACCAAAATCCTGATCGAGAGTTTTAAAAAAGCTATCAATGCGCTGACCGTCCGGAACAAAGGCGACGCTGAAATCCGGGATACGATAAAGTTGCGCCAGACCCGGCCTTTTGTGGCTAAGGAACAAGGCTACCTTGTCCCGAAGAAAAGCGTCTTTAACCGCATCATTGGTGACAGCCAACTGGAACTTCGGTTTGCCGCATTCCTGGAGGATTGCGACGACATTGTTTCTTATGCCAAGAATTACATGGCCGTGCATTTTAAGCTGGACTATGTAAAAGCCGATGGCGATATTTCCAATTACTACCCGGATTTTATGGTCAAACTGTCCACTAAGCGGATTATTATTGTGGAAACCAAAGGGCAGGAAGATCTGGACGTGCCGCTAAAGATGGCACGGTTGCGACAGTGGTGCGAGGATATTAATCGTGTTCAAAAGGACGTGGAATACGATTTTGTTTTTGTTGACCAGGAAGGTCTTGATAAATACAAGCCTACTTCATTCCGGCAATTATTTGAGGGGTTCAGGAAATACAAAGACGGATACTGTGATCAGGCAACAATATGA
- a CDS encoding site-specific DNA-methyltransferase, producing the protein MPKLTEPEQQEIARYIAAGKPLPDKYRFLLFEDKREVELVWNGKTSEVCNIVLPFQVIEQVDEPRAEKPEDTGLQLDLFDTRGRQTKGWTNKLIWGDNKLILSSLKNGPLREEIEKQGGLKLIYIDPPFDVGSDFSMDIEIGGDTFTKKPNILEEIAYRDTWGHGADSFIAMIYERLILARDLLADDGSIYVHCDWRMVGALRSIMDEVFHHFENVISWKRSALAAAVKTQWRNSQDFILYFSKSGRHTFIPQYGEYSESSKKHYAQKDARGVFQPVPILASGRSGGDTGAVWRGVDPNRLGKNGMHWLKDPKVLDELDSKGLIYWPAKEGGTPRLKYYEDEAKGVYVSDFWDDIDVINSMADEYQGYNTQKPEALLERIIKASSNEGDLVADFFCGSGTTAAVAEKLGRKWIASDLGKFGIHTTRKRMIGVQRQLKEEGKDYRAFEILNLGKYERQHYIGVNPNLREAEQQKQLAAKEAAFLDLILRAYRAEKTTGFASFHGKKAGRLVAVGPVNLPVTRLFVEEIILECRKKHITKVDILGFEFEMGLFPNVLDEARVKGIDISPKYIPAEVFDKRAVEKNQVVFHDVSFIEVKPLIKAKKGECSVGVELTDFSVFYSQDSIANAEAEIKNKGSRIVVEKGQIVKVSKDKDGIVTREVLTKNWTDWIDYWAVDFNFESKREIIRVKNEDTGEWEERWTGDYIFENEWQSFRTKKDRALELKSVFHECTPGRRKIAVKVVDIFGNDTMTIIEVSAGKNGGKK; encoded by the coding sequence ATGCCAAAACTAACCGAACCCGAGCAGCAGGAGATCGCCCGCTATATTGCGGCGGGGAAACCCTTGCCGGACAAGTACCGCTTTCTGCTGTTTGAGGACAAGCGCGAGGTGGAGCTGGTCTGGAATGGAAAGACGAGCGAGGTTTGTAATATCGTCCTGCCGTTCCAAGTCATCGAGCAGGTGGACGAACCGCGCGCCGAGAAGCCGGAGGATACAGGCCTTCAGCTTGATTTATTTGACACTCGCGGCCGGCAAACGAAAGGCTGGACGAATAAGTTGATTTGGGGCGACAATAAACTAATCCTTTCCAGTCTAAAGAACGGCCCGTTACGCGAGGAGATTGAGAAGCAAGGCGGTCTGAAGCTTATCTACATCGACCCGCCATTCGACGTTGGCTCGGATTTTTCGATGGATATCGAGATCGGCGGCGACACCTTCACGAAGAAACCTAACATCCTCGAAGAAATCGCATACCGTGATACCTGGGGCCACGGCGCAGACTCTTTTATCGCCATGATTTACGAACGGCTCATCCTAGCACGCGACCTACTCGCTGACGATGGGAGCATTTATGTGCATTGTGATTGGCGTATGGTTGGAGCTTTAAGATCCATAATGGATGAAGTGTTCCATCATTTTGAAAACGTTATCTCGTGGAAACGTTCAGCATTAGCAGCCGCTGTCAAAACCCAATGGCGTAATAGCCAAGATTTCATCTTATACTTCTCTAAGTCAGGACGGCACACCTTTATCCCACAGTACGGCGAGTACTCCGAGTCCTCTAAGAAACACTACGCCCAGAAGGATGCCCGTGGTGTGTTTCAGCCGGTTCCTATACTCGCGAGTGGGAGATCTGGTGGAGATACCGGAGCGGTTTGGCGTGGGGTTGACCCAAATAGACTTGGAAAAAACGGCATGCACTGGCTTAAGGATCCAAAGGTTCTTGATGAGTTAGACTCCAAAGGTCTTATTTACTGGCCCGCCAAAGAGGGTGGAACGCCGCGTCTTAAGTACTACGAGGATGAGGCAAAAGGCGTATATGTATCTGATTTTTGGGATGATATTGATGTGATTAATTCGATGGCTGATGAATATCAAGGTTACAACACCCAAAAACCAGAAGCCCTTCTTGAACGTATTATTAAAGCCTCATCCAATGAAGGCGACTTGGTCGCCGACTTCTTCTGCGGTTCGGGCACCACGGCTGCTGTAGCAGAGAAGCTCGGCCGCAAATGGATTGCCAGCGATTTGGGCAAGTTCGGCATTCACACTACGCGCAAGCGGATGATTGGCGTGCAGCGGCAGTTGAAAGAAGAGGGGAAGGACTACCGCGCCTTTGAAATCCTTAACCTGGGCAAGTATGAGCGCCAGCACTATATCGGCGTCAACCCTAATCTGCGCGAAGCCGAACAGCAAAAGCAGTTGGCGGCGAAGGAAGCCGCTTTTCTCGATCTGATTCTGCGGGCTTACCGCGCGGAGAAGACCACCGGCTTCGCCAGCTTCCACGGCAAAAAGGCCGGGCGGCTGGTGGCAGTCGGGCCGGTGAATCTGCCGGTAACGCGGCTGTTCGTGGAAGAGATCATCCTGGAATGCCGCAAGAAGCATATAACCAAGGTGGACATTTTGGGTTTTGAGTTTGAGATGGGGCTGTTCCCGAATGTACTGGACGAGGCGCGGGTTAAAGGGATCGATATCTCGCCGAAATATATCCCCGCCGAAGTCTTTGATAAGCGGGCTGTAGAAAAAAACCAGGTGGTCTTTCACGACGTTTCATTTATTGAGGTTAAACCGCTTATAAAAGCAAAAAAAGGCGAATGTAGCGTGGGTGTGGAGCTGACGGATTTTTCGGTGTTCTATTCGCAGGACTCCATTGCCAACGCCGAGGCGGAGATCAAGAACAAGGGGAGCCGGATCGTTGTTGAGAAGGGCCAGATCGTGAAGGTGAGTAAGGACAAAGACGGCATCGTCACCCGCGAAGTGCTCACCAAGAACTGGACCGACTGGATTGATTACTGGGCGGTGGATTTTAATTTTGAGAGCAAACGCGAGATTATCCGGGTAAAGAATGAGGACACCGGCGAATGGGAAGAACGCTGGACCGGAGATTACATCTTTGAGAATGAATGGCAGAGCTTCCGCACGAAAAAGGACCGGGCGCTGGAACTAAAAAGCGTCTTTCATGAATGCACTCCGGGCCGGCGCAAGATCGCGGTCAAGGTGGTGGATATTTTCGGCAATGACACCATGACGATTATTGAGGTGAGCGCGGGGAAGAATGGGGGGAAGAAATAA
- a CDS encoding AAA family ATPase → MIIAISNHKGGVGKTTTALNLAASLANLKKSVLLIDFDPQASLTISTGHNPDSFQENIYTSLVNDKPLSLVIQTTSIENVSIIPSNIDLSAFEVELQTTLSREFKLKHAVQKLPHYDFIIIDCPPALGNLTINALTASNMVLVPVQAEYLALRALQKHNDLVDLVKKNTNPKIHCKYLITMFSKGTLHANEVLTEAHSLYKNIFKTVIPRTIKFPDAVTAGKALIQLMPAASGAEAYKSVAKELI, encoded by the coding sequence TTGATAATCGCGATTTCAAACCACAAGGGCGGCGTAGGCAAAACCACTACCGCCCTTAACCTTGCAGCTTCCCTGGCCAACCTCAAGAAAAGTGTTCTCTTAATAGATTTTGACCCGCAGGCCAGCCTTACGATCTCAACCGGGCACAATCCCGATTCGTTCCAGGAGAATATTTACACTTCTCTTGTTAACGACAAACCGCTCTCATTGGTTATTCAAACAACTTCCATAGAGAATGTTTCAATAATCCCGTCCAATATAGACCTTTCAGCTTTTGAAGTCGAGCTGCAAACAACATTATCCAGAGAATTTAAGTTAAAACACGCAGTCCAGAAATTACCGCACTACGACTTCATCATTATTGACTGCCCGCCGGCGCTCGGGAATCTGACCATAAACGCCTTAACCGCCTCTAATATGGTTTTAGTTCCTGTTCAGGCCGAATACCTGGCGCTCCGGGCCCTGCAGAAACATAACGACCTGGTTGACCTGGTCAAGAAGAACACAAACCCGAAGATCCATTGTAAATACCTTATTACCATGTTCAGCAAAGGTACACTTCACGCCAACGAGGTTTTAACAGAAGCGCATAGCCTCTATAAAAACATCTTCAAAACCGTTATCCCGCGGACAATAAAATTCCCGGACGCGGTCACGGCCGGCAAGGCCCTTATCCAGCTTATGCCGGCAGCGTCAGGCGCGGAAGCTTATAAATCAGTCGCCAAGGAGTTAATATGA
- a CDS encoding tyrosine-type recombinase/integrase, with protein MYQYKREPLTNENADKLANACRSGIEKVVISTLLDTGLRVSELAGLTKENILWQDRRLRVYGKGGPYGKKTKRRIVPLTERAFTVLSHYFSLNDTFGYSVRGIQKLVRRVSNRAGISQKVSPHVLRHTFASTCIKKGLNTRYLQMFMGHDHLATTEIYLNVSPEDACAEFKKRF; from the coding sequence ATGTACCAATACAAACGGGAACCATTAACGAACGAAAATGCTGATAAGCTTGCAAACGCCTGCCGCTCCGGAATAGAGAAAGTGGTTATTTCAACGCTGCTCGATACCGGGCTTCGCGTTTCAGAGCTGGCCGGCCTGACCAAAGAAAACATCCTCTGGCAGGATCGCCGGCTGCGCGTATACGGCAAGGGCGGCCCCTACGGCAAGAAAACAAAACGCCGCATCGTGCCGCTTACCGAGAGAGCCTTTACTGTTCTGTCGCATTATTTTTCATTAAACGACACCTTCGGCTACAGCGTCAGGGGAATCCAGAAGCTAGTCCGCCGCGTTTCAAACCGCGCCGGCATCTCCCAGAAGGTTTCCCCCCACGTGCTACGCCACACCTTCGCCTCTACCTGTATTAAAAAAGGCCTTAACACCCGCTACCTGCAAATGTTTATGGGCCACGACCACCTGGCTACAACGGAAATTTACTTAAACGTTTCCCCGGAAGATGCCTGCGCGGAATTCAAGAAACGCTTTTAA